A window from Nevskia ramosa DSM 11499 encodes these proteins:
- the rdgB gene encoding RdgB/HAM1 family non-canonical purine NTP pyrophosphatase, with protein MGALVLASRNRKKLIELESLLAPLGYQLKLVSEFSDVEPEETAPTFVENALIKARHATKVSGLPAIADDSGLEVGALGGAPGVYSARYAGTQGDDAANNAKLLAALAETPDEQRAARFVSVLALLRHADDPVPLIAFGAWPGRILREPRGANGFGYDPLFLDLESGQSAAELSAADKNTRSHRARAFAALLAQLRP; from the coding sequence ATGGGCGCGCTCGTCCTCGCCAGCCGCAACCGCAAGAAGCTGATCGAGCTGGAAAGCCTGCTCGCGCCGCTCGGCTATCAGCTGAAGCTGGTTTCCGAGTTCAGCGATGTCGAGCCGGAAGAAACCGCGCCGACATTTGTCGAGAACGCGCTGATCAAGGCGCGCCACGCGACAAAGGTGTCCGGCCTGCCGGCGATTGCCGATGACTCCGGCCTTGAAGTCGGCGCGCTTGGCGGCGCGCCGGGTGTGTACTCGGCTCGCTATGCGGGTACCCAGGGCGACGATGCCGCCAACAACGCCAAGCTGCTCGCCGCCCTGGCCGAAACGCCTGACGAGCAGCGCGCCGCCCGCTTCGTCTCGGTGCTGGCGCTGCTGCGCCATGCCGACGATCCAGTGCCGCTGATCGCCTTCGGTGCCTGGCCGGGCCGCATCCTGCGCGAGCCGCGTGGTGCCAACGGATTTGGCTACGACCCGCTGTTTCTCGATCTCGAATCCGGCCAGTCCGCCGCCGAGTTGAGCGCAGCCGACAAGAACACGCGCAGTCATCGCGCCCGGGCGTTCGCGGCGCTGCTGGCGCAACTGCGGCCGTGA